AAATAAGCTAAGAGATCAATTTCAGGCTATTAATACAACACATCTTGTTATTATAGTAAAAGATATAGGTTTAATATAATTGGTTTAGCACCATTATAGCTTAAATATTAAGGATTTAGAAAAATTCCTACACTGGCTTTTAGGATAATCAAGGTAAATAATTTTTAGAATGAGGTTTGCCGTAATGTTTAGGCAAGTATTGACTTTAACTTTGGGGTATTATTAATCTTTAAATTAAAATCAATATGGCTAAAAAACCATTAGGTACAACAGCAAAGACAGGGGAAAAATGCCCTGAATCAGGAGTTTGGGAAGTAGTTGGTACCCCTTCAACAACAGCCCCCATAAGTGAAGGGGAAAAAATACCTCCATACAGAGATAAAGCAGTTACTTGGAAATTAATTCAATACGCTTAAAATCTTCAACAAATCTCCAAAGCCTTACGGTTTTCCGTAAGGCTTTACTATGTAATAGATTTAAGTTTGACGCAACAAAATACTGAAACTATGAAAGTAAAACTGATATCCTTTTTACTAATACTATTTATATTGAGTTCTTGCTGCTCAAAGTACTATATATGCGAAACTGATAGCGCAACACCACTCTATTTTAAAAAATCTATTAATAGCGAACAAATTACTATAATCCCAAAAGACAAAAAAGTTATTATCAGAGGTAAGTCTACCTCCAAATATCAAAAAATAAAGTACAACGACACTATTGGCTGGGCTTACATACCATTACTAAAAAATAAAAAAGAGTATGATTATTATGGAAGCTTTAAGGTACTAAAGAAAAAGTCTTTAAAACGACAAAGTTCAGGTAATAGAGTACACGTTAAGGGATATTATAGAAAAGATGGTACATACGTGCGTCCGCATACAAGAAGAAAACCTAAATAAACTTATTATGACAAGAAAAACAGTACCCGTTAAGCCTCATAAAAGGTCAACGCCTTCACCTGTACCCAGACCCAATCCAAATAAACCTAAACCAGGTCCTAAAACAGTACCTGTTAAACCTCATAGAAGGCAACCTCCAAAATAAAACTACATGGGATTACGATTTCAAAAAAGAATAAAACTTAGTAAAGGATTAGGTCTTAATATTAGCAAATCTGGAATATATCCAAGTTATAGAACAAAAAGAGGTACAATTAGCTCAAAAGGTTATTCTGTCAGGTCAGGTATTCCAAGTGTAACTTATAAAAAAACTTTTTCTAAGTCATCCAATAAGGGGTGTCTCGGAGTATTCCTATTTTTTTTAGTTATAAGTATATCATTATTAATACTAACCACCATACAATTATGATTTCTACTGAGTTAAAAAGTCATTTTCTAAGACTATATCAAATGGCATTTTCAGATGACAATTTTGATGTTTTAGAAATGCAGATGCTATACAGGTTTGCTGAGGAAAGAGGACTGACAAGAGAACAATTAAACGATATTTTATTAAATCCATCACACGATTCTTCAATACCAGAATCGTTAGAACAAAGAATAGAATATCTGTATGATTTGGCAGTAATGATTTGGGCAGATAAAAAAGTAACAGATGATGAATACATAACACTTAAAAAATACTGCAAGAAGTTTGAATTCCTTGACGAGAACATTACAGCCTTAGCAGATTATTTACTGGATTGTGCTAAAAAGGGTTTAAAAAAAGAAGATATAATCAATGAAATAAACCAATAATAAAATGGATTCAATTAAAAACTTATTTAAACTAAAGCATAGTTCCGAGCCTATTACTGAAGGAGATAACACTGAAAATGCTAGAGAGCAGGCAAGAATTACCTATTACCAAAGTGGGTATGGTGCTTCTATAAAAGCAAGTGGAGGAGCGGTTACATTTGGAGTTTGTTTAAGAAACCTTTATTTCGCTTTTGAAGACCTATGCAGGAAACAGGTAAATGAACAGGGAATGCTTAAGCAACCTTATAAAGAAGAGCAGGAAGAACAAAGAACTGAACTAAAAAAGCGAGAAACAGCTTTAGCAATATATGAAGAGCAGAAAGACGAAATCAACAATAATATTGAGGGGTTAAAATTTGAAATTGTTAATGTAAAACAAACTCCCGAAAAGTATGGTGTTGATATTAGTAAGCGACCCAAAGCACAATTTTACATAGGCTTGTTAATCCTTTTACCCATAACTATATACCTATTTGTATTTTACATATCCGCATCATACTCCGCATTTTTCAAGGATTTTGAAACGGATAGCTTAACCGCAGCAATTTTTGATGCAGATGCATTGGGCAAAGCAGCACGCGACGGATGGTTGGAAGTTATATTTGTGGGTACAATACCCTTTGTGTTTATGGGGATGGGCTATTTAATACATATGTTCCAAAAAACAAAAGGTAGCCGAAAGCTAAATTTTAAACTTTATATGATTGTAGCACTTACATTTGTTTTTGATGTAATACTTGCCTACATAATTGAAAACAAAATTCACAATTTTGATAGAGTTTTGGGAGACGAGTTTTCTATCATAATTGCAATAACCAGTGCAAATTTTTGGGGAATAATATTCGCAGGCTTTTTGGTTTATATTATATGGGGGGCAGTATTTGATTTTGTAATGAAAGAACATGAGAATATGGACAAAATAAAGGAATTCATTCGATATAAAAATGAAGAGCTGAGTAATGAATCTGTTAAGAAGAATAATATTATATCTAAAATAGAAAATGTAAAGCAGGAAATAGTATCTATTAATGGTAAAATATCTGAATTGCAATCTAAGATTGAGGGTTTTATTTTTCCTATTAAAGAATATTTACATTACCATTATCAATATAAAGAGGGTTGGTATCAAGCTATAAATGCTGAATTAGCGCTTCCCATCAAAGAAAAAAATGAATTGATGAGTAGGTGTGATGAAATATCTGAAAAACATCTTTCCCAGTTGAGTTTAAAAGAAGAAATGGATTACCAACACTTGGTTTACACTAAAAACTAAAATTATGAAATTTACACTATTTAAAATTTTTGTAATACTGATTATTTCTGTTTCACCTTCATGTAAAAGCAATGATGAAACTAATTACAATATACAAGAAACTACAGAAGAACAAGAAAAAGTTAAATCAGATGAGAAGTTAAATATAAGTTTTCTTTTAGACCTTTCTGATAGGATTGACCCTGAAAAGCACCCAAACGAATCTATGGAATATTATTTAAGGGATGTCGCTTACATTAAATCAGTAGCAAAAGCGTTCACTATTCATTTAAAGAGCAAAAAAGTCAAGAATATGAATGATAGAATGCAATTATATTTTGACCCTATACCGAAAAGCAAGAATATAAACAAACTATCTAATGATTTAAAATTTCATGTAAATCAGAAAAATGTAACGTTAAAATTATTGGATAAAATAGACACATTTTACTCTAAGAAACCTTTAGAAATTTATAAAGCTGCAATAAAAGATAATGATTATGTAGGCTCGGATACTTGGCGGTTTTTTAAAACTAACATTAAAGATTATTGTATTCGTGAAAACCATAGAAATATTTTAGTGATTTTAACGGATGGTTATATTTTTCATGAAAACTCAAAAATTACTCAGGGAAATAAGACTACTTTTTTAACCCCTAAATTAATTAAACATTTAAAATTGAATGATGAAAATTGGAGAACCAAAATTGAGAAGGAAAACTATGGTTTTATAACAGCAACTGATAGTTTAACAAACTTAGAAATACTTGTTCTTGGGATTAATCCAAATAATATAAACCCATATGAGGAAGACGTAATACGATATTACTGGGAAAACTGGTTTAAAAGCATGAAGGTCAAAAAATATAAAGTAGAAACTACAGCTCTACCATCAAATACGAATCAGGTCATAAAAGAATTTATTTTAAAAAATTGATATAGTTAGTTAAGTATTTCAATTTCTAATCAGCAAACTGAGACAAAGTATAAAATCTCAATCTTTGAATCCCAAAGGCTATTGTAAATTTTTCAATATATAAAATCGCGTTAGAATAAAATAAAGCATCTAGTTTTTATACTCACTCCATTCATTTTTCTTCTATTATTTTTTAGAGCATTTTACTATAAAATATTTACTTTATTCTTTTCAATGAGAATTAGCAGAATCGCTAATTCTATAAATTGTCTCTTCGGTTTATATTGATATAAATTATTCCCAAAAATAAATTTTCAAGTATATTTCTATATGGATTATACTTTTTGAAAAACATATCGTTTTTTTGCTTGATCTTTTAATGTGTATCCTTAAAGTAAGATTTGTTCTTTCAATGATATTGGTACAATATTGAAATCGTTTACGAATTGCTTTCGAAATCAAACCTGGATAGATATTCAATCTGTTAGTATAAATACTACTGGGATTTAATGATAATACGGTATTAACTAAAGGTTTGACATTTTCTTTTATCTTATTACTAATATGAAATACAATTACTTTTTTAGTGGTTCGTTCTATGGCATAGGTTATCTATATTACACGGGTTTTAATACCTATGAAACTTCACAGTTTATGAATTTCAAATTTATAGCCAAGTGTGATGAAACTTACAGGTTTTACTTTCGTACTTATTTTTAACATTCTTGAAAGTACGGTTGTTTTGGATATTTTCAGGATTCTTGAGATACTTCGTATACCGCAATCTTCTTCTAACAGTCTTTTTATTAATGCGTTTGTTCCTAGTCGATATGCTTTATACTGGTATGTACTTTGAAAACTTTTTTACAATTTTTACAGTAATATCGTTGTTTTCCACTGGGTTGTTTTCCATTTTTTACAGCTGAGATTTTACAGGATGTACATTTCATAGTTTTCTGTCAACTAATTTAAACCACGAAGATCGAAAAAATACATTTTAAAGCGCTTAATTCCATTTAAGATAAGAAAGATGCACAATTAAGTACACCTCTTTCAAATTCTATTTACTTTTTAGTTTACTGATTTTCAAAAAAATAAATAATATTTATTGACCATCAACTAATTTGACCTATTACCTAAAAATATAATTGATTTGGAAAAGCTTTTTTATGCGGCACAAAAGTATCTCAATTAATACTATTTGATAATTAACTAACGTTAACTGTATATTAATAATTGTATTTTAGTGAATAGACTTTTTCTACAAGTTGATATTAGTAACTATTTTTCACTATGTTTACGAAATTTTTAAAAATGAAGAATGGCAATGGATAAGCAGATAAAAAAACTACCTTCTTTCAATTTACAAGAAATGCTTATTGTACTGGCTATAATAGGCATACTATTATTAATTGCATTACCTAACCTAATGCCACTCATTACGAAAGCTAAAAGTGTAGAAGCACAAACACAGCTAAAAGCTATATATAATGCCGAAAAGCAATATTATTTCATGTACTCTAAATACAGTATGGAGTTTAGCGAGATAGATTTTGAAGCTCCTAAAACAGTGCAAGAAAACGGTACTGCCAATTATACTTATGAGATAATACAAGCTACCAATAGCGAGTTTAAAGCACGTGCTACCGCTGTTACAGACTTTAATGGTAACGGAATCTTTAATGTGTGGGAAATTGACCAAGACGGAAATCCAAAGCAGGTGGTTAATGATTGACGCTACGCTTAAAGTTTTCATTATCTTAATTTTTTTGATAATTTTTTATCAAGATGTAAAGGACAGACAGGTGTATTGGTTTTTATATCCTGTTTTAGGTATTATAGCTTTTACAATTAACACCATAAATACCAACTTAATCATAGCTAGTATAAATACTGCTATTAATACAATTATAGCATTAACTGTACTTATTGTTGCAAAAATATATTCAGACATTATTCTAAAAAAGAAGTTCCTAAATGCAGCAATTGGGATGGGGGATATTTTAATGTTTCTATTCTTATCTGCTACATTTGCAACGGTTAGCTATAGCATATTATTGGTTTTCTCACTCATATTTTCGTTACTAATGCATTTAATTTTAAAAAATAAATCCACTTTTAATACAGTTCCTTTAGCAGGTTATATGGCTTTATTTTTTGCAAGTGTATACGGAGCTTCTTTTTTCATTGTGCCTAAACTTCTATTCTCTTATTAAATCATGAGTCAAAATTTTACCATCCCTACAGAAGTGCAACAGCTTATAAATGCAGAGCAGGCATACCATTATCGTATTATACCAGTAAATAATACTAATGATGAATTGGTATTACTCACCGACAACACCAATTTTCTGCAATTAAAATCAGAGCTTTTAATACTACTTGGGTTAAATGTAACCCTAACCGAGGAAACTCCTGAAAACATAAACAAATACCTATCTACAAATTACCGAAAGTCATCATCAGATAGAGTATCCGAAATACATTATTCCAACGATTTTCTCGAAAAAATATTAGTAAGTGCTAAAGAAGTAGGCAGTAGCGATATTCATTTTGAACCTTATGAACTCAAAGCGCGTGTTCGTTTTAGGTTAGACGGTAAATTAAAAGAACAGTTTTTTATAGATAACGATGAATACCCAATTATTGTAAACAAAATAAAAATACGTGCGCAACTGGACATATCAGAAAAGCGATTACCACAAGACGGACGTATTACGGTTGCTACAGATTACGAAGATTTCGACATTCGTGTTTCGGTACTGCCCACATTACACGGAGAAAAAGTAGTATTAAGGATTTTGAGTAAAGACACAAGCCACATCGATTTGGCTTCTGTTGGTTTTACCGAAAGCGAACTTACAACCTACCTAGAAGGAATTAAAAAGCCAAATGGTATAGTACTTATATCAGGACCAACAGGTTCGGGAAAAACAACAACACTATATGCTACATTAAAAAAATTAAACCAGTCCAATACCAACATACTTACTGTAGAAGATCCTATTGAGTATACCCTTGAGGGTATTAACCAAGTACAGTTAAAAGAGAATATCGGGCTTGATTTTGCAGCGACCCTACGAACTTTTTTACGACAAGATCCTGATATAATTATGGTGGGTGAAATTAGAGATGTTGATACTGCTAACATGGCTATACGTGCAGCACTAACAGGTCACTTAGTGCTATCTACCATACACACTAATTCAGCATGGGCTACCATTTCCAGATTAATTGATATGGGAGTCCCACCCTTTCTTATTGCTAGTACATTAAATGTTAGTATTGCACAACGATTGGTTAGAAAACTTTGCAACCATTGCAAATTAGAGCAGCCTATACAAAATGCTATATTCCCATCGGGGTTTATTATTCCTACTACCCTTACCACGCATTATACCGCTATGGGTTGCGAACATTGCTACCAAACAGGATACCAAGGAAGAAAAGCAGTATATGAAATATTACCTATAGATAAAACGTTAATGGATTTAATTAAAACCAACACGTTAAGTATTGATGAGTATATAGATGAAAAGAATATTTATACTTTGAAAAAAAATGCTATTGACTTGGTAAAAAGCGGAGTTACATCAGTTGAAGAGGTTTTTGCCTTGTTGATGGAATAAAACGTTTAAATTTGCCAACTATTACCCAATATTGGAATATAAAGATATGATAAGGAAACTTTTATTTTGCTGTATGCTATTCACTTTTACCCTTATTTATGGGCAGGAAGATAATCGTATAGCACAAATTAGGAATAATATTGAAGTAATTGTGCCCGATACACCTGGGTTAGCAGAAAAAGTTAATATTAATATTAAACAAGCAGCACTATCCGATTTCCTGCTTGCTGTTTCTGAGGTTCATAAGGTAAATATTAGTGTAGACCCTGCACTTAAACAAATAAATATTGTAAATAATTTTACCGATGTAACAGTAGCCGACTTGCTAGTGTTTCTGTGTAAACAATATAAACTCAGTATTAATTTTACAGGGAATATATTGGCAATTAAACCTTATACAGAACCCACACCAATACCCGAAACAAAGGAAATTGATGTAAATTACGATTACGATAACGGCTTACTTTCATTAAACCTTAAGGATGACAAACTATACGATTCTTTCAAAAAAATAATGGATGAGAGTGGTAAAAACCTTGTTTTTACTCCTGGTATGGAAAACCAGTTACTTACAGTATATATAAAAAATATGCCTTTTGATGCCGCTTTAAACAAGTTAGCATACGCCAATAATTTGTATGTAACAAAATCCAGAGATAACTTTTATTTGTTTGATAAGTTGGATGGCCCAGCACCTAGTGGTAGTACAACAATAAGTGAAAGCCGACCACAAAGACAACGCAGATCGAACTTCTTTTTTAATGTATTAGATAAAGAAAGAAAACTATTAGAAGTAGATTTTGAGGATACAGCCATAGCCAGCATTGTTTACGATATTGGTACTGAACTAGAGATTGATTTTTTTGTAGCCAGCCCGTTGGAAAATGCAGGCAATGCAACAGTAAAGGCAAAAAATATAACTTTTGATGAGTTACTGATAAAAATATTCGAGTCGGGTTTACAAGCACAACCAACAGCGCAACAATCCCGTCAGCCAATTAATAATGGTAACTCTAATTTACAAGGAGTGGGTAACGAAGCATATACTTTTTTAAAGGAGGACGACATATATTATTTTGGTACAAAAACACAATTAACGGTGCGCAATGTAAAATCGGTATCACTAATGCACCGCTCTATAGAATTATTGGGCGACCCCGATACATCGCGAACTATAGGGAGAACATCACAATCTACATTTACGAGTTTCAATGGTTCTTTTAACAACAACCTTAGCAATACAGGACAAAACAACCAGAACCAAAGAAACAACGAAAACAGCAGAGACACAGAATCAATACTAACAATTATTCCTGATGAGGTTAAAGCAGACCTTGATATTAAAATAGATAAAGAGTTAAACAGCTTTATTGTTAATGGTCCTGCCGAAGCTATTAAGCGTTTTGAGTCGTTTATAAAATATATTGACAAGCCTGTACCCGTAATACTAATAGAGGTAATGATTTTAGAGGTAAACAGGAGTTCGCTTATAGAAACAGGTATTGATGCAGGTATTGGCGATAAGCCTGTAACCACCTCGGGTAGTGTTTTCCCGTCTGCTGATATAACACTCGGTGCACAAACAATAAACAAAATAATCAATCGTTTTGATGGTTTTGGTTCATTAAACGTAGGCAATGTAATCCCTAATTTTTATTTAAGCCTAAAAGCTTTAGAGGCCAATGGCAATATAAAAATACGCTCTACTCCTAGACTTTCTACGCTAAATGGGCACAGAGCACAACTATCTATTGGCGAAACAACGTACTATGTAGTAACCAATCAGAACTTTTACGGTTCACAAATACCGCAAACATCCGAGATACGAAATTACCAACCCATAGATGCTGAACTCTCAATATCCATAAAGCCATTGGTATCAGGAGACGGACAAATAACTTTAGATATACGCGTTATACAATCAAGTTTTAATAGCGAGCGTATTGAAGACGACGCGCCTCCAGGAATTAACTCAAGAGAGTTTACCTCTATAATACGTGTTAGGGACCAAGATTTAATTGTGTTGGGAGGACTTGACGAGAAAGTAAAAAACGATTCTGGCTCTGGAGTACCGCTTTTGTCAAGAATCCCTATTTTAAAATGGTTTTTTAGCTCACGAAAAAGAGAGGACTCTAACAAAAAGCTAACTGTACTTATAAAACCTACTGTTATTTATTAATGGCATCCTATCTGCAAAATATTCTCTTAGGAAATAACTATGTTGGTATCGAATGTTTTTCGGTAAACAACGAGGAGCAGTATGCTTTTTTACAAGTAAATCGTAAAAAAGGAAGTTTAGAGACAGCAGAAAAAGATATTTTTAAAAATACAGATGCGTTAGCAACAGTAAAAAGCAAGCTCCCTGCAGTACTTATAATTAACAATAGTTACGTATTGCAAAAAGAGGTAATGAGTACCGATAGTAATGATAAAAAATTAGTTCATAAAAGTTTTCCGAACATAAAATTGGACGATTTTTATTACGAAATATGGCGCAGAGAAACATCGTCTGTAATTGCAGTATGCCGTAGGAGTTATGTAGATGAGCAAATAAACATACTCGGTAAATACTTTAGGATAACGGGTATTAGTTTAGGAGTATGTTCGCTTAGTACCGTTTCAGGTTTTATCAATACACCCTCCATTATAACCAATACACACCAAGTAAATACATCCGAAACAGAAAATAGCTTACTACCACTAACGAGTACCGAAAACGTAGTTTACAATGTAAACGGTCTGGCAGTAGAAAGCAGTTGGATAGTATCTTTTGGAAGTGTTTTAGGAATTATACTAGGCAATAAAACATCGGGTAGTATAACCGATTTAAGGAATACCGTTAACGAAAGCTTTAAGCAAAAAGCCTTTTTCGAGAAAACACTCCAATACGGAATTGGACTTATATTGGGTTTACTGTTAATTAATTTTTTGCTTTTTAGTCATTACTTTAAAAAAGCAAATAATGCCGATGTAGTGCTTTCTGCCAATAAAGTTGAAATTGAAAAAATAAACCAGTTAAAAAAACGGATTAAAAATAAAGAGGATAAACTGCAAAGTTTTGCAGGCAATACAGCCTCAAGGAGTTCATTACTCATCAATAAAATTACATCTAGTTTACCCGCTTCAATATCGTTAAACGAATTTATTTATCACCCCATAGAGAGGCGCATAAAAGAAGGCAAAACAATACAGCCTCAAGACAGCATTATTACGGTTTCGGGTAGTCTATTAAGCAATCAGGAGTTTACCGATTGGGTATCGGATATTGAACGATTAAATGAAGTTAGTAATGTAACTATTACTGCTTTTGGTAAAGAGAATAAAAAAACAACATTCTCGGTAAGTATAGCAACAAAATGAAACTAAACAGAAATAATAAATTATTACTGTTAGGGTTGGTTGTTACCCTATACATTTGCTATGTTTTTGCATTTGCTAACACTATTAAATACTATAAAGCGTATAACGATAAAAACACCTTAGTACAAAGTGCTATAAACAACCCCAATATTGTAAAAAAACTTGTTATTAAAGAAAAACAACTCGATACCATTTTAAAACAGTATTCGATTATAGAAAAGGAGTCGTTCCAGAATGAATTACTGAAAAAGATAACAGTACTAAGCAACCGTAACGATTTAAAAATTACCGATTTTAAAGAACCACATAGTATTACAGAGAATGGGGTTAAAACATCCAGTTACATATTTACATTGCAAGGAAGTTATAATGGTATGCTTTTGTTAATAAATGCAATAGAAAACGATGTTACGCTGGGTGCTATAAAACACGTTGCATTCCAGAAAAAGAAAAATTATAAATACAATACCAATTATTTAACGGGACAAATAATTATGCAAAAAAATGAAACCGTTAAAGAGGGTACAGATTAAAATTTTAGCTCTTAAATGTTTATTTTTACAATAATGAAAAATAGTATAAAGTACACGTTCCTAATAGCATTAGTGCTCCTAACAAGCTGCCAAACCGCTAAAATCAACGATGTTAAATACAACGTGTCTTCGGCTACTACCGAGCTAGGGAGTATAGGTCGTGCAAAATCGCTATTTAAATTAGATAATGATTTTAGTACGCACTCTTTCCCTATACTTCAAAATAAAGTTAGGCTGAATGTACAAGTACACCCGTTTAACCAAAAGTTGTACAATGTGTACCAAGATAAGAATAAAGCAACACAGAAAAAGCAACAATTACAGTACATAGATAGTATTGCTACGAAACCCGAATTGGTAACCATTAGTATATTGGATGTAAAAGGTTATATTGGCGAAATTAATAGTAGCTACAATACTAATGTTGTAACCTATTTAAAAGATACTGAAGATAATGCTGTAGTTACAGGGCTTGTAGTTACATTACCCAAAGAGTTGATAGCAAACATAAAAATGGCCGATGCCTATTACCTTACCAACAACCAAGATAAAAAGTATGTTATTAGCTTATATAAATTAGGCAAAAAAACGAGCGAAATAGATATAACTACAGCTACTGTTTTAGGTTATACACTTGGTAAATTCTGTTGGGCAATTAACGATAGAAATAAGTGGTACATTGCCGATATTGTTAAAGATAACAAAGGCTGTGAAGGCAACACCAAAGCCAAGATAAAAAAAGAAGAACAAAAGCGTTTATTTAAAATGTAATGGTTATGAAGAAGATAGTGTTATACGTATTACCCCTACTCCTCATACTATCGTGCGAGGAAATTGTATTGGAAGACGATATATCTGATAAAACAGTAGTATTACTAGCCCCTGCAAATAACGCGCAGTTTTTTTCTACAGGAATTACATTTACTTGGGATGCTGTTGAGTATGTTGAAGAGTATCGGATACAAATTGCCCGACCAAACTTTAATAATCCACTACAAATAGTAACTGATGCTGTTATTAATACCACTTCATTTACTACTCAACTTGCAATTGGCGAGTACGAGTGGCGGGTACAAGGCGTTAATAGCAGTTACGAAACTCCGTTTACTACACGCTCGTTAACTGTAGTAAGCAATGAGGATTTTCAGAGTAATACGGTTGTATTAACATCACCAACCGATAATTTAATTACTAATACTACTACTCAAAATTTGGTATGGCAACCCATATTGGGTACTGTAAATTACGATGTGCAAATTTTTAACACCAGCAGTAATGCTTTAGTAGAGGAGCAAGAAGTAACAATAACCACGTTTAGTTATGCTTTTCCTGATGGAAATTACCAGTGGCGCGTTAGAGCTAGTAATGGCGACCAAAACACATTGTATTCATCAAGAAATTTACTAGTAGATACTACCGAACCTAACAAGCCTATACTCAACACACCCGCGTCATCAACGGAAATACCCGATAATGAAGATATAACATTTACTTGGACCAGAACTACTATTGAGGGTAGTATCGAAACAGATGTTATTTATATTTATAATAACAGCGGGTTAACAGGGTCGCCAATACATGAAAGTGAAGAAGAAAGCCCTTACGAGTATGATGCATCTGCATTAATAAGTGGCAATACCTATTATTGGTATGTTCAGTCGTTTGATGAAGCAGGTAACGAAGGGTTACAAAGTGATACTTACCAGTTTACGATTCAGTAATGAAAAAGAAAAAATCGATATACATACTCTTACCCGTAGTACTATTAATATGGGCTATGGTTATATATCAGTTTTTTTCGTTTTCAAGCCCCGACTTACCTAATACTGTAACCAGTACAAACTATGCTGTAAAACCCATAGCAGTACCTAAAAGAGATACGTTTACCATAGATGTGAACTACCGCGACCCATTTTTGGGTAAAATGTATTTGCCTAACAAAGCAAAAAAAAACACCAAAAAACCAAAACCAAAAGTTACAACTCCAATCATATTCCCTCGAATAGTATATAAAGGGATTGTGTCAGACAATAAAAACGAGGTAAAAGTATTCATGGTAATTATAAACGGACAAACGTTTTTAATGAAAGAAAATGATACCGAGCTTGACGTTACCCTGAAAACAGGTAACAGAGAGTACGTAGAGGTTATATACAAAAAGCAAAAAAATAAAATACCAATACAACAGTGATATTTAAATGGAGGCATAAGCTAACTTCAGGCGCTTTGCAGTTTACACTGTTTATAGCTGTTGTTATAGCATTATTACTAGCTGCTGCTGTTATTTTATTTTACACACACCGATTTTTCTTAGAA
The Flavobacterium litorale genome window above contains:
- a CDS encoding SH3 domain-containing protein; protein product: MKVKLISFLLILFILSSCCSKYYICETDSATPLYFKKSINSEQITIIPKDKKVIIRGKSTSKYQKIKYNDTIGWAYIPLLKNKKEYDYYGSFKVLKKKSLKRQSSGNRVHVKGYYRKDGTYVRPHTRRKPK
- a CDS encoding ABC transporter permease, with translation MDSIKNLFKLKHSSEPITEGDNTENAREQARITYYQSGYGASIKASGGAVTFGVCLRNLYFAFEDLCRKQVNEQGMLKQPYKEEQEEQRTELKKRETALAIYEEQKDEINNNIEGLKFEIVNVKQTPEKYGVDISKRPKAQFYIGLLILLPITIYLFVFYISASYSAFFKDFETDSLTAAIFDADALGKAARDGWLEVIFVGTIPFVFMGMGYLIHMFQKTKGSRKLNFKLYMIVALTFVFDVILAYIIENKIHNFDRVLGDEFSIIIAITSANFWGIIFAGFLVYIIWGAVFDFVMKEHENMDKIKEFIRYKNEELSNESVKKNNIISKIENVKQEIVSINGKISELQSKIEGFIFPIKEYLHYHYQYKEGWYQAINAELALPIKEKNELMSRCDEISEKHLSQLSLKEEMDYQHLVYTKN
- a CDS encoding prepilin-type N-terminal cleavage/methylation domain-containing protein, with translation MDKQIKKLPSFNLQEMLIVLAIIGILLLIALPNLMPLITKAKSVEAQTQLKAIYNAEKQYYFMYSKYSMEFSEIDFEAPKTVQENGTANYTYEIIQATNSEFKARATAVTDFNGNGIFNVWEIDQDGNPKQVVND
- a CDS encoding general secretion pathway protein, translated to MIDATLKVFIILIFLIIFYQDVKDRQVYWFLYPVLGIIAFTINTINTNLIIASINTAINTIIALTVLIVAKIYSDIILKKKFLNAAIGMGDILMFLFLSATFATVSYSILLVFSLIFSLLMHLILKNKSTFNTVPLAGYMALFFASVYGASFFIVPKLLFSY
- a CDS encoding GspE/PulE family protein; this translates as MSQNFTIPTEVQQLINAEQAYHYRIIPVNNTNDELVLLTDNTNFLQLKSELLILLGLNVTLTEETPENINKYLSTNYRKSSSDRVSEIHYSNDFLEKILVSAKEVGSSDIHFEPYELKARVRFRLDGKLKEQFFIDNDEYPIIVNKIKIRAQLDISEKRLPQDGRITVATDYEDFDIRVSVLPTLHGEKVVLRILSKDTSHIDLASVGFTESELTTYLEGIKKPNGIVLISGPTGSGKTTTLYATLKKLNQSNTNILTVEDPIEYTLEGINQVQLKENIGLDFAATLRTFLRQDPDIIMVGEIRDVDTANMAIRAALTGHLVLSTIHTNSAWATISRLIDMGVPPFLIASTLNVSIAQRLVRKLCNHCKLEQPIQNAIFPSGFIIPTTLTTHYTAMGCEHCYQTGYQGRKAVYEILPIDKTLMDLIKTNTLSIDEYIDEKNIYTLKKNAIDLVKSGVTSVEEVFALLME
- a CDS encoding type II secretion system protein GspD is translated as MLFTFTLIYGQEDNRIAQIRNNIEVIVPDTPGLAEKVNINIKQAALSDFLLAVSEVHKVNISVDPALKQINIVNNFTDVTVADLLVFLCKQYKLSINFTGNILAIKPYTEPTPIPETKEIDVNYDYDNGLLSLNLKDDKLYDSFKKIMDESGKNLVFTPGMENQLLTVYIKNMPFDAALNKLAYANNLYVTKSRDNFYLFDKLDGPAPSGSTTISESRPQRQRRSNFFFNVLDKERKLLEVDFEDTAIASIVYDIGTELEIDFFVASPLENAGNATVKAKNITFDELLIKIFESGLQAQPTAQQSRQPINNGNSNLQGVGNEAYTFLKEDDIYYFGTKTQLTVRNVKSVSLMHRSIELLGDPDTSRTIGRTSQSTFTSFNGSFNNNLSNTGQNNQNQRNNENSRDTESILTIIPDEVKADLDIKIDKELNSFIVNGPAEAIKRFESFIKYIDKPVPVILIEVMILEVNRSSLIETGIDAGIGDKPVTTSGSVFPSADITLGAQTINKIINRFDGFGSLNVGNVIPNFYLSLKALEANGNIKIRSTPRLSTLNGHRAQLSIGETTYYVVTNQNFYGSQIPQTSEIRNYQPIDAELSISIKPLVSGDGQITLDIRVIQSSFNSERIEDDAPPGINSREFTSIIRVRDQDLIVLGGLDEKVKNDSGSGVPLLSRIPILKWFFSSRKREDSNKKLTVLIKPTVIY